GGGAGGATTTTTCTCCATGCGCCGGAAGCCCTTACTCATCTTCAAGATATTGATCCGGCTAAAATCGGAAAGGTTCTGGTGGCAAAAAAGCCTCTCCGTGATATTCTTAACAGGAGGGAGGATGAGGGCCTTTATAGCTGGACCCTCTGTACCCTTCCGACAGATGAGCTGGCAAAACAGGCGAGGATGACGCGTAATGAATATACGGAACAGATTGTCAAGGCCTGTTACCTGGATTTTGATGATCCCATTTATCAATGGCAGACAATTCTCAAGGAAGTCAGAAATATAAAGAAATGGTTGGAAAGCCTCGACGTGAAATCAGTTTATATCGAATCCCAGGGCATTGATCTGAAGATCACGCCGGGTGAAAAAAGGAGATGGATAGGCATGTCTGGACACAACATACCGGGCTTTGAGATATTCACTTCACCGGATTGGCGGGGAACGGAAGGTCGTTACTTTGCAAATCTACCGTCTTTCCGCAGCGGGAACTATGTGGAGGGGGTCCGTCTCACCTTTGAAAAAGGCAGTGTTACAGAGATTGTGGCGGAGACAGGTGGGGATTTTGTTGTCAAACAACTTTCCATGGACAGGGGCGCCCGTCGGATCGGGGAGCTTTCCCTGACGGACAAACGCTTTTCCAGGATTAACCGCTTTATGGCCGATACGCTTTTCGATGAAAATCATGGCGGGGAATATGGGAACTGCCATATTGCCCTTGGTTCTTCCTATACCGTTACCTACAATGGAAATCCGTCAGAACTTACAAAGGAAAGGAAGAAAAAAATGGGTTTCAATGACTCAGCCCTCCATTGGGACCTCGTCAACACGGAAGATAAGACGGTGACTGCGCATCTGGCCACGGGGGAAAAGGTTATTATCTACGAGAGCGGCATGTTTAAGCACTGACTCGATGTTTATCATCAAACTTTAGCTAATCCACTCTGATCTTCATCCTCTTTCTGAAGTCACTTGGTCGTTCATATATAATGCCCTGAGACCAGATTCCGAGCCGTTTCGCTTTTGTTTCCTTTTCAGCCTGAAGGAACTGGTCCCGGTACGGTTGATCTTTCAGATCTTCGGCATAGGCTTCAGCCATGCCCGCCTTAATCATCTCCAGATTAACGTTTTTCTCCCCCCTCCAAACAATGGAAGCCATTGCCCGGTGACGGTCACTATCCATAATTTCCAAGCGAACGTCCTGGCCGAACACCATAGATGAGAGAGAAGATTTCGCTTCAATTCCGAATGGTTGCCCCGGTATCGTTATTCGCCGTGTTTTACGGTTTATTCTATCCAATTCAGGTGCATCAATTCCATACAGGCGGACTTTTAGCTTTTTACGATCTTTTGTTTCAACGGTAAGGGTGTTTCCGTCTGAGACTCTTGCAACAAAACCATTAACTCCTCTTACTGGTGTTTGTGAAATTGCCGAGTTTGTAGTGAGTAAAACGAGCAGAGACAGGAGCAGGATCGCAGATATCTGAGCGAAGCGATTATTCATAGACAGGTTCTCAGTACAAACATTTTTATCGATAATAATGAGCGGCAAATGATTAGTCAAGATAAAGGAGTTTCGAAGCAGTGTTTTTTCGTGGAAATGTGAAGCCACCCGTCTCCGGAGCGGCGGGGCTTCCCGGCAAGGAAAATATTTATGGGAGGCGGAACGTGCGGAATGAGTTTCCGGTTATAATTTAATACCGGTCACCGTTAATCTTCTATCCTTTTCAGGAACAGGAAACCCAAATATATGGTGGGTTATTCTGATTTTTTTTGCCCACTCTGCATTGAGAGTTTCGCTGATTTTGCTGTCTATCTTGCGGGATATTTTTTCTATCGATCTTTTATCGACAGAATCCATTTCGGTAAAAATGGCGCCCATGATCCTATCATGCTCATACCATCCCCTGATATCTGTTTCTCTTGAGCAGGAAACAATGATTTCCTTTATTATCTCAAAGATTTGAGTATTGTGCTGTATGGTTTGCAGTTCTGAGAGGTCGAGAAGCATGAGGACGAAGGGCTTCTCAGAGCGCCCTGTCCTTTTCCGCTCGATTTGAAGCATCTGGTGGAAGTGGGCAGTGTCGTGAAAAATTTGGTCACTGTCAATAAAATGATCCATAGCCGCTTTCGATGGCTTCATAAAGAAGCTTGATAATTTACTGCCGTTTGATTCCGTTGGTTTCATGGTGTTAGTAAAATCCGCATTCAGGATAACTGGCTTTCTTTATATGGTTTTACCTAAGGAACTGTGTGTAATTTTGATTCTATTTTTAATTATTTAAAAAAGTATTTCAAGAGTAAAAGATTTTTACGAATAAAATGATTTTACAATAAGCCCCCTTCTTGATAATTTTTCTTTCTGTACTATATGCATATCAAAGAAAATGATTTTTTTTGTCGCATCCGGAAAGATGTTCTTTGAAGGTTCAATAGTGTAAAAGTATTTCAGTCAAATATTTTTTTTCAGAGAGTTCGAAAGTTCACGGAGGAGGATAAGCATGGAAGGGAAAAGAGTAAGAGAAAGCAGTACGGTCATGGCCCAGCAGATGAACCCTCAGTATGCAAATCCGGCCGGGAACGTCCATGGGGGGGTTATCATGAGACTCATCGATACTGCGGCGTCAGTCGTTGCAGTCCGGCACGCGAGGTCCAATGCAGTCACTGCTTCAATTGACCGATTGGACTTCCATAATCCCGTTTTTGTTGGAGACTTTGTAACCCTGTGGGCCAGCCTGAACCTTGTCGGAAGGACCTCCATGGAAGTGGGTGTCCGGGTGGAGTCTGAAAATCTCATTATCGGTGAGAGACGCCATACGGCATCAGCCTATATAACCTTTGTAGCCCTTGATGGAAATAGCTGGCCTATGCCGCTATTACCGCTCATCTTAGAGT
This region of Deltaproteobacteria bacterium genomic DNA includes:
- a CDS encoding acyl-CoA thioesterase, giving the protein MEGKRVRESSTVMAQQMNPQYANPAGNVHGGVIMRLIDTAASVVAVRHARSNAVTASIDRLDFHNPVFVGDFVTLWASLNLVGRTSMEVGVRVESENLIIGERRHTASAYITFVALDGNSWPMPLLPLILESDEEKRRNREAKSRRETRLAEKTKEKACQLDPDTCL
- a CDS encoding thermonuclease family protein yields the protein MNNRFAQISAILLLSLLVLLTTNSAISQTPVRGVNGFVARVSDGNTLTVETKDRKKLKVRLYGIDAPELDRINRKTRRITIPGQPFGIEAKSSLSSMVFGQDVRLEIMDSDRHRAMASIVWRGEKNVNLEMIKAGMAEAYAEDLKDQPYRDQFLQAEKETKAKRLGIWSQGIIYERPSDFRKRMKIRVD
- a CDS encoding aminopeptidase, with product MLTETQLNRYADVLIWALKVARGNPFKKYDTVLLQYDPPALRLAEILYDRLLDMEMNPIQRMGLTVVMERSFYQRAINRQLVFLTPGDMELCSNINGRIFLHAPEALTHLQDIDPAKIGKVLVAKKPLRDILNRREDEGLYSWTLCTLPTDELAKQARMTRNEYTEQIVKACYLDFDDPIYQWQTILKEVRNIKKWLESLDVKSVYIESQGIDLKITPGEKRRWIGMSGHNIPGFEIFTSPDWRGTEGRYFANLPSFRSGNYVEGVRLTFEKGSVTEIVAETGGDFVVKQLSMDRGARRIGELSLTDKRFSRINRFMADTLFDENHGGEYGNCHIALGSSYTVTYNGNPSELTKERKKKMGFNDSALHWDLVNTEDKTVTAHLATGEKVIIYESGMFKH